One genomic region from Octopus sinensis linkage group LG13, ASM634580v1, whole genome shotgun sequence encodes:
- the LOC115218605 gene encoding organic cation transporter protein-like isoform X1: MEDTPSHLEGLTEEPPHEFEDLSDSHITEEILKKCCGYGPFQKKLTIFVLIYAIFDGLSVLTLVFIREPIPFGCYPTNFNKSLIPPNIALEKFLDNITVEEDKCSVYNLDIEGGFYALPTSNMTKGPCNNGRKFYTKFGLSSIMSEFDLACEREWMNNFAISVMFGGVLVGGFVFGLISDKFGRFKTFLIGEMVFMVALLIRIHSPNYAVFAIMYFMEGFGEAGTYPVIYTLLLECVTKNHRMPLNFLIHGCFALGEMLVSGMAYVFHEWKDLLFVTGFPHLLLFIIALIYLPESPRWQLYKGRFEEAEKTFNKIARTNKRGTVNTGHILHEFRREAESKIKFNVDVMENINVGKKAKHRLKKKSRTAIDLLKKPRRAILSVIIWFNWFVNSLIYYGVTLNSVDMSGNQYINYLMMVAIEIPANIIGFLTFRWFGHRTPIIFFMVFGGINCIVSNFVPKANSWFPLILAVLGKLGATASFDGIYLASTEVFPTVVRNSGVGTSTSFARLGSLIAPLVLELTIYSSWLPLTVYGVLGILGGLLILSLPDMKDICLPQTFEDMDYL; the protein is encoded by the exons atttaTCAGATTCTCATATTACCGAAGAGATATTAAAGAAATGTTGTGGATATGGACCATTTCAAAAGAAACTCACTATCTTTGTTTTAATATATGCAATATTTGATGGCTTGTCAGTGTTGACTCTCGTATTTATAAGGGAGCCTATTCCTTTTGGTTGTTATCCAACAAATTTCAATAAATCCTTGATACCACCAAATATCGCATTAGAGAAATTCTTAGATAATATTACTGTTGAAGAGGACAAATGCTCTGtgtataatctggatatagaaggagGCTTTTATGCCCTTCCCACTAGCAACATGACAAAGGGGCCATGCAACAATGGTCGAAAGTTCTACACTAAATTTGGTCTGTCATCTATAATGTCTGAG tttgatttggcttgtGAAAGAGAATGGATGAACAACTTCGCAATATCTGTAATGTTTGGTGGTGTCCTTGTTGGAGGTTTCGTTTTTGGTTTAATTTCCGACAA attCGGCCGCTTCAAAACGTTCTTAATTGGAGAAATGGTATTCATGGTTGCCCTTTTAATCCGAATACATTCACCAAATTATGCTGTATTTGCAATCATGTACTTCATGGAAGGATTTGGTGAGGCAGGCACATATCCGGTAATATACACCCTTC TGCTAGAATGTGTAACAAAAAACCATCGAATGCCTTTGAATTTTCTTATTCATGGATGCTTTGCTCTTGGAGAAATGCTTGTTTCTggaatggcgtatgtgtttcatGAATGGAAGGATTTACTGTTTGTTACAGGTTTCCCACACCTTCTGCTGTTTATTATAGCACTCAT ATATCTTCCAGAATCTCCTCGATGGCAGCTTTATAAAGGGAGGTTTGAGGAAGCTGAAAAAACTTTTAACAAGATAGCAAGAACGAATAAAAGAGGCACCGTGAACACTGGGCATATTCTTCATGAATTTCGAAGAGAAGCAGAAAGTAAAATTAAGTTTAATGTTGACGTAATGGAAAATATAAATGTTGGAAAGAAGGCAAaacacagattaaaaaaaaagtcccgCACAGCAATTGATTTATTAAAAAAGCCTCGAAGAGCAATCCTTTCAGTAATAATTTGGTTTAACTG gTTTGTCAACAGTTTAATTTACTACGGAGTGACACTAAACTCTGTTGATATGTCCGGAAACCAGTATATAAACTATTTGATGATGGTAGCAATAGAGATTCCAGCCAACATTATTGGATTCCTAACGTTTCGCTGGTTTGGTCATCGTACGCCGATCATTTTCTTCATGGTATTTGGTGGAATTAACTGTATAGTCTCAAACTTTGTGCCAAAAG CTAATTCTTGGTTTCCCCTCATATTAGCTGTTCTCGGAAAGCTGGGTGCAACCGCGTCATTTGATGGCATTTATCTGGCGTCAACAGAAGTGTTTCCAACAGTTGTACG CAACAGTGGCGTGGGTACGTCTACATCGTTTGCTCGGCTTGGCAGCCTTATTGCACCATTAGTTCTTGAACTCACCATATACAGTTCCTGGTTACCTCTCACTGTCTATGGAGTCTTGGGTATTCTTGGCGGACTACTCATCCTATCACTTCCTGACATGAAAGATATTTGTTTACCTCAAACATTTGAAGATATGGATTATCTGTAG
- the LOC115218605 gene encoding organic cation transporter protein-like isoform X2 → MNLKFDLACEREWMNNFAISVMFGGVLVGGFVFGLISDKFGRFKTFLIGEMVFMVALLIRIHSPNYAVFAIMYFMEGFGEAGTYPVIYTLLLECVTKNHRMPLNFLIHGCFALGEMLVSGMAYVFHEWKDLLFVTGFPHLLLFIIALIYLPESPRWQLYKGRFEEAEKTFNKIARTNKRGTVNTGHILHEFRREAESKIKFNVDVMENINVGKKAKHRLKKKSRTAIDLLKKPRRAILSVIIWFNWFVNSLIYYGVTLNSVDMSGNQYINYLMMVAIEIPANIIGFLTFRWFGHRTPIIFFMVFGGINCIVSNFVPKANSWFPLILAVLGKLGATASFDGIYLASTEVFPTVVRNSGVGTSTSFARLGSLIAPLVLELTIYSSWLPLTVYGVLGILGGLLILSLPDMKDICLPQTFEDMDYL, encoded by the exons tttgatttggcttgtGAAAGAGAATGGATGAACAACTTCGCAATATCTGTAATGTTTGGTGGTGTCCTTGTTGGAGGTTTCGTTTTTGGTTTAATTTCCGACAA attCGGCCGCTTCAAAACGTTCTTAATTGGAGAAATGGTATTCATGGTTGCCCTTTTAATCCGAATACATTCACCAAATTATGCTGTATTTGCAATCATGTACTTCATGGAAGGATTTGGTGAGGCAGGCACATATCCGGTAATATACACCCTTC TGCTAGAATGTGTAACAAAAAACCATCGAATGCCTTTGAATTTTCTTATTCATGGATGCTTTGCTCTTGGAGAAATGCTTGTTTCTggaatggcgtatgtgtttcatGAATGGAAGGATTTACTGTTTGTTACAGGTTTCCCACACCTTCTGCTGTTTATTATAGCACTCAT ATATCTTCCAGAATCTCCTCGATGGCAGCTTTATAAAGGGAGGTTTGAGGAAGCTGAAAAAACTTTTAACAAGATAGCAAGAACGAATAAAAGAGGCACCGTGAACACTGGGCATATTCTTCATGAATTTCGAAGAGAAGCAGAAAGTAAAATTAAGTTTAATGTTGACGTAATGGAAAATATAAATGTTGGAAAGAAGGCAAaacacagattaaaaaaaaagtcccgCACAGCAATTGATTTATTAAAAAAGCCTCGAAGAGCAATCCTTTCAGTAATAATTTGGTTTAACTG gTTTGTCAACAGTTTAATTTACTACGGAGTGACACTAAACTCTGTTGATATGTCCGGAAACCAGTATATAAACTATTTGATGATGGTAGCAATAGAGATTCCAGCCAACATTATTGGATTCCTAACGTTTCGCTGGTTTGGTCATCGTACGCCGATCATTTTCTTCATGGTATTTGGTGGAATTAACTGTATAGTCTCAAACTTTGTGCCAAAAG CTAATTCTTGGTTTCCCCTCATATTAGCTGTTCTCGGAAAGCTGGGTGCAACCGCGTCATTTGATGGCATTTATCTGGCGTCAACAGAAGTGTTTCCAACAGTTGTACG CAACAGTGGCGTGGGTACGTCTACATCGTTTGCTCGGCTTGGCAGCCTTATTGCACCATTAGTTCTTGAACTCACCATATACAGTTCCTGGTTACCTCTCACTGTCTATGGAGTCTTGGGTATTCTTGGCGGACTACTCATCCTATCACTTCCTGACATGAAAGATATTTGTTTACCTCAAACATTTGAAGATATGGATTATCTGTAG